The Toxoplasma gondii ME49 chromosome XII, whole genome shotgun sequence genome includes a region encoding these proteins:
- a CDS encoding F-actin-capping protein subunit beta, putative (encoded by transcript TGME49_219290): MFATGNSPVPAAMEESWIAAVSLTRRMPPKLIDRTVAGVQHLCPDLSIQLLTRVDRRLRLCFDSEARKFFIACIYNQHGSSFRSPWTNAYIEGNDVSVLGAVPQRRIKPADNLRNLETTYNRIFDSYRRAYYEGGVSSVYLWSLPSEDGFAGAFLVRHALDGGVSGDGPRGCWESVHVVEVTQSTSNVHYRLTSTVMVDVDPPENAEANFYAGAMLTRTSEQSQKVTDLLTGPEVPPHIGVIGPMIEAMEDRMRTAIERNYFAKAYSILDGMIRTRHNTKEPKKAAFFSELSSSLSLLSRGSGGGPGSPGGRSVRGSRSFLRPRSGSDN, encoded by the exons ATGTTTGCGACAGGAAATTCGCCGGTCCCGGCAGCGATGGAAGAGAGTTGGATCGCCGCCGTCAGCTTGACGCGTCGCATGCCTCCGAAGCTCATCGACCGAACTGTGGCGGGAGTCC AACATTTGTGCCCGGATCTCAGTATCCAATTGCTCACTCGCGTAGACCGGAgacttcgtctctgcttcgactCAGAG GCACGCAAGTTTTTCATTGCCTGCATTTACAACCAACACGGTTCGTCCTTTCGGTCGCCGTGGACGAACGCGTACATCGAAGGAAACGACGTTTCTGTGTTGGGCGCAGTTCCTCAGCGCCGGATTAAGCC AGCAGACAATCTGAGGAATCTGGAGACGACCTACAACCGCATTTTTGACTCCTACAGACGCGC ATACTATGAAGGAGGCGTTTCCTCCGTCTACCTCTGGTCTCTGCCCAGTGAGGACGGCTTTGCAGGAGCTTTCCTCGTTCGACACG CCTTGGATGGCGGCGTCAGCGGCGATGGCCCTCGTGGGTGCTGGGAGTCTGTGCATGTGGTGGAAGTCACCCAGTCAACCAGCAACG TGCACTATCGTCTCACGTCAACCGTGATGGTCGACGTGGACCCGCCAGAGAACGCTGAGGCAAATTTCTACGCCGGTGCGATGCTCACTCGAACA AGCGAACAGTCTCAGAAGGTGACGGACCTCCTCACTGGCCCCGAGGTGCCTCCCCACATTGGCGTGATCGGCCCGATGATCGAAGCCATGGAAGACCGCATGCGCACCGCTATTGAGAGAAACTACTTCGCGAAAGCCTACTCG ATTCTTGACGGCATGATTCGAACGAGACACAACACGAAG GAGCCAAAAAAAGCAGCATTTTTCAGCGAGTTGAGTTCTTCGCTGAGTCTGTTGTCGCGCGGGAGCGGCGGAGGCCCAGGCAGTCCTGGCGGGCGCAGTGTGCGGGGCTCGAGGTCCTTTCTGCGACCGAGGTCGGGAAGCGACAAttga